Below is a window of Acidobacteriota bacterium DNA.
CGTTGCAGTCGCCCGCGTAGAAGATGGCGTCATAGGCGTTGAGATCCGAATCGGTTCCGGGCGACTCCCGCTTGTAGGCATCCTCGACCGGCAGACCCTCCTGCAAACCGGGAAGCATCGCCGCGTAGCGCGAGAGGCGATCGCTCCACGCCGTGTCCTTTATCAGAACGTAGCCCTCGAACGAGGCCTTGTAGCCGAACAACTGATCCTCGTAGCTCTCGATGGGACCGATCACCACATCAACGGTGTTGTCCTTCATGTCCATCCAGGCCATGTCGCTGGCGCGGTAATCGTCGGTGCGCATCGCCGTCGCCCGAAGTTTCAGGTACTCGCGGAAGCCATCGTCCTCGGCCAGCGCCGCGGCCTGCTCGAGGAGGTCGGCGGCACGCCCCAGCTCTTCGGCATAGACCTCCGAGTAGGGAACGGCGAAGAGTCCACCTGCGTCGCGACGAATGACGGTGTAGAGACTCTTCAGCGCGGCTCCGTCGTCGGCCGACGCGGCGACCGCACCCTCGAACTCCTCGACCGTCATGTCCTGGGGATAGAGTTGGACGCCCCGAGGCTTGTCCCCGATACCGTCCATGAAGGGTCGATTGTCATCGAGCCGATCCCATGGGCCGTAGTTGATCTGTGCGAATCGACGGGTCTCCTCGTCTTCGATGGATGCGAGGAGAGCGTCTCGATCGCCCCAGGCCTGCCTCCAGAATGCGTTCTCCATCGTGCGGGACGCCTCGATCAGGAGCGGCAACATCGCTCGCTGGTTGTCGGTGAGCCCGGAGAGGTCCGCCGTCAGCTCGACTTCGATGTAGGTCGTTCGACCCGAGTAATCATCAGCGGGGACAACCGGTTCCGGCGCCTCATCGGACACGCCACAACCGCTCACACAGAGCAGGATCGGTAGGATCGAGGCAACGGCCAGCCGAACGATGGATCGCATCGCAACTCCTCATTTCGTCTTCAACTTTCGGGGGACTTGACGGGCCCAGCTTAGCCGCCACCTCGGCGACTGACAAGCTGGAGGGCGCCCGGTGAATGTGCGACCATGATTTTCACTCAACCGTCAGGAGACCGTCTCGATGCACACGATCCAGCCCGCACAATTGAAGGACGGCGTCCAGGCCTCCGCGATCCCGACACCCGAGGCCGCATCCGGAGGCGCCGGTGCTGCGGAGCGGATCGAGGGAACGGCCTTGATCCTCTGGGACAACGAGACTGCGGGAAAGAAACTCGACGCCATCGATACCGACCAGATCACCCCCGCGAAGGACTGCGTGTCGGAGAGTCTCGACTCTCTTGATGCCAAGTGGAAGGAAGGGGCCTTCCGCTATCTGGTGCCGGACTTCCGCGCACGGGTGCATGGCGGAGAGACGTTTGTCATCGCGGGCGAACGATTTGCCATCGGCTCCTCTCGCGAGATGAGCCCTGCCGGCCTGAAGGCCATCGCCGAAGAGGTTGGCCTGCAGATGGTGATCGTCTGCGGCG
It encodes the following:
- a CDS encoding Zn-dependent hydrolase is translated as MRSIVRLAVASILPILLCVSGCGVSDEAPEPVVPADDYSGRTTYIEVELTADLSGLTDNQRAMLPLLIEASRTMENAFWRQAWGDRDALLASIEDEETRRFAQINYGPWDRLDDNRPFMDGIGDKPRGVQLYPQDMTVEEFEGAVAASADDGAALKSLYTVIRRDAGGLFAVPYSEVYAEELGRAADLLEQAAALAEDDGFREYLKLRATAMRTDDYRASDMAWMDMKDNTVDVVIGPIESYEDQLFGYKASFEGYVLIKDTAWSDRLSRYAAMLPGLQEGLPVEDAYKRESPGTDSDLNAYDAIFYAGDCNAGAKTIAINLPNDEQVQLAKGTRRLQLKNTMRAKFDNILVPLAEILIAPDQREKVRFEAFFGNTMFHEVAHGLGIKNTLDGSGTVRQALKDHASALEEGKADILGLYMVTQLIENGEDTGATLEEHYATFLASIFRSVRFGASSAHGKANMIRFNFFNERGAFSRDEEGFYRVNSDQMRDATNALAEKILTLQGNGDYDGVASLVAELGVVHDTLGADLDRLAGAGIPVDIVFRQGEDVLGL